AACAATCCATTTTAAAAATGGATTGTTTTTTTATTTCTGTTTTATGCGGTTTATTTTATTTTTGTATTTTCAATGATAGAATAATTATATTTACAAAAATGAAACACTACTATCTTAGCCCCTCTTATAGTAAGTTTTTCGTTCGAAAACAAAAATACAATTTCACCTTACAATTGAAAAAACATATGTAAAAGTTTCTAAAACAGCTGCCTTATCATACTAATCTATAGCAATTCTGTCTTCTTCCCTTACCTGTTTCCTTTAACACATACGATTTTAAAACTAGCGCCGTTAATGAATCTGTTAATGTTTTATATGATAAATTTGATAATGCCAATAGATCGTTCGTATATAACATTCTATGCTTCTCTAATAATAATAGTACTAATCGTTCAGACGGTTTTAATGCCTCGTCACTTTCTAGTATAAAGTCTATATTTTTCATTTCTCTAATTACTACTCCTTATATAAAAAAATACTTTAGGTGCTAATTTAATATGAAAATAATACATAACAAAATTATAGATATATTAAAATAGTACCATCTAAAAACACTATTATACTATAACATAGAAGTAGTGTTTCCCCAAATAGGAAATGCTTTTTTATATCGCTGTAAGATTCTTGCAAATGTACATAATATTTTGTACCATTACCCGCCAAGTTTTCTTCTAATTTCGCTGCTCATCCTGATGTATTTGTAATCAATGAAGTTCTTCTAAATTTATAAACAAATAAAAAACGGTTCGTCTATCATGCCCTAAACATGAATGACAACCGTTTTCTAGTTTCTTCTTAATTAACATGCTCTATCTTAAATATTTCTTGCAATATGCGGCTTACTGTAATGACTTGTTCCACCGCCACCTACAACTACTTTACCGCCTTTTTCGAAAATTAATAATTTACTTGAACCATCTGCAAGAAGCACTATTACTTCAGCATTATTACTTGTTGCTATATAAATTACATAACCACTCTTTGATATACAAGTTTCCCAATTCGCATCAAATTCTGATCTTACTACACGATTTGAATACACTTGATTTTCAATTCTATCTTGTTCTACGTTTTCCAAATTTATTCTCCCCTCTTCCCTGCATAGTTATATATATTAAAATAGCACCATCTAAAATAGTGACCGATTTTAACATAAATAGTATATGTAATTAGTAGGAGAATGCTTGGACAATAGAAACGAAATAGACTTCGGGAATTTTACAATTGAAACTTCTCTTTAATCATTTCCGCTACTTCTTTTGCACTCAAATACGTGTTATTAATTTTTATATACTCTTCTTTTTCAATTTCACCATGAAGAGAGTTTAATCTATGCATTTTCATCGTTTCTTTCAAATTATTTTCAGACCACTCAATATCTCTTTTTTTCGGTTTATGTTCTAATCTATTCGGGCTTTTATTTCGTTCTAATCTTTCATCTAATTCCGCTTCCAGCTCTACAAAATACACTGTCCCACCTTTTGATTCAAAAATATTTTCTACATGATGTATATAATCCCAATCCTCTTGGAGGTCAAATGCCCATATATACGTAAAAATCATTCCAGATAAATCACTTTTAGATACTTCTTCAAATATTTCATTACGAAATAAACTTACTAGTCTTTTTGCTTCTTTCGTACTGTAATCAAAAATTGGACTTACTAAATCAATTGTCATGTGGTTATGAAAAAGTTTTAAACCGGTTAATGTTGCTAATTCTTGCCCCACTGTCATTTTTCCAACTGCTTGTGGGCCAAATATTAATATAAGTTTCATTTATTTCCCTCCAATCTTTCTCTATAAACCATTACATAAAATAAAAAATAAGACAGCCGATTTTAAAACGATTGCCTTATTTTTTATTCATAGTTTTAGTTCTATTCTTTTCGCACAGCTTCAAAAGTAATCGTTTGATTTGCATTTGACGGTTCTTTTTCATAAACATATTCAGTAGAGCGAGTAATGTTTGAGAAACCTATACTTTCTAAAAGAAGTATAAACTCTTCTATTCCATACCAGCGCAGCGCAAAGCGTTGCAATTCTGTTTGTACTAACTGTCCTTTACTCCACTTTTCATATTTCAAATATGATACAGTAACTTGGTTCAGCCAATCTATTTCAATTGATTTATTTTCTAATGTGATTCCGTCTCCGCTTGGCAAAGAGAAAGTCGATGTATGAATTTCCCCAGTCTTCCATTTATGCGGGAGCATAATATCTACGATTAATCGTCCACCTGGATTAAGATGTTCATAAAAACATTTCAATGCATTTATAGAATCCACACGATTTTCAATTAAACAAAAAGATCCAGTAGGAATGATAATTGCGTCATATTTATGCGGAAGTGAAAATTGTTGCAAGCTTCCTTCATACAAATTAGGATGTAAGCCTCTCTCTTTACAGCGCTTACGGCAAGAATCTAGCATTTCAGGTGAATAATCTATCCCATCCACTTTAAAACCAGCCTCTAGAAGCGGAATGATGACACGCCCTGAACCTACTGCAGCTTCGAGGATTCTTCCTCTACAATCTTTTAAACGTTCTTTGTAATACTCAATATCACCATTTAAAGAATAACCGACTGGTTTTGTGTAATCATACAGTTCCGTACAAAGTGTACTATAAAAGCTAAACATTTATTTTCTCCTCCGTTTTTACGTACGGAAGATTTCAATTCAACTAATCTTCCTGTACCTCTAATTTTAATGAGATTTCGAAAGAGCTGACTGTCATAATATATCACTCACTTTCCATAGAATATAATGATATTGTATTACATAACCTTCCAATTTGAAATATAAAAATTTAAAATTCAGACTACAAATTAAAGAGCTTACTTTAGTAAGCTCTTTAGAAAAAATATTTATTTCACAATCGGCAATGTCACTTCACTTAATTTCACAGTAAGTTTTGTACCAGCTTTCGGTCTAATTGTATAATCATAATCACTTGCAATTAAAACAACTCCGATTTGATGCCCCGCTTTAAATACATAATCATCTGGCTGCATGTCCCATGTGAATGTATAATCTTTGCCCGGTTGAATCGCTGTTGAATTTTCTATACTCTTTACGTTTTGTGGGTCCATCCAGCCTCTCGTTACGATTTCCGGCTTCGCTCCTCCATAGTCAACAAGTAACGCTGTTAAATTTGATACAGATCGATCAATATTTCCTGTAATTGAAATCTTTGGTGTACCACTTATACGCGTATCTTTTTGCAGTACAGGCATTGTATATACTAATCGATTTGCTACTTCTAATTCTGGGTTTGCTACTAATTGGTTTGATTTTATTTGTGCATCATCTAAGAATGAGAAAACTTTATTAGCCGATCCCATACTTAGTGGCAAATTGACTGATTTATTGCTTAAATACATACGGATTTTTGAAGGTACAGCTGCTGGATCTGGCCAATTTTTTATCTTTTGCCACGTTTTATTTTCTCTTTGCACATCAACCATTGGTTCATCCATAATTCCATTTTCAATTCCGTACAACCAATAATCTAACCATTTATTTTGTGTTTGCTGCCAGTTATTACTTGATGTCCCACCATGACCACCTTGGTGTAGCCACATTTTACGCGGAACATTATTTTCTCCAAGTGCTTCCCACCATTGCGCGAACTGTTTCGTTTTAACATTCCAATCGTTTAAACCATGAACAACAAATACACTCGCTTTTACATTTTTAGCATCTTTTACATAGTTACGTTTATCCCAAAAATCATTATAATTACCTGTTTTTCGGTCTTGTCCAGCCGTTAACTCTTTTATAACTTGTCCGCAAACTTCAGGGTTTTCCCTTGTCAGTACTGCTTCTGCCATATTATCTGTATCTTCTCCTTGATATCCGCCTGGAGCAATGACTGCACCATTTGCACGATAATAATCATACCAACTACTAATTGCTGCGATTGGAATAATTGTTTTTAAACCTTCAACTCCAGTAGTCGCAACAGCATTTGGTAATGTACCATTATAAGAAACTCCAGTCATACCTACATTGCCTGTAGACCAATTTGCCTGAACTTCCTCACCCTGTTCTGTAAATGCTTTCGCGCGACCGTTTACCCAATCAATAACAGATTTTGTCCCGAGTATCTCTTGTTCATCTCCAGTTGTAGGGCATCCATCTGATTTTCCAGTACCGATACTTTCGCCTAAAATAACTGCATAACCTCTTGGCACGTAATAGTTCCCATACGAACCAAGATTAATCGCTCCATACGGTTTTCCTTCATACGCATACAATTCTTCATCTACATTATATACAGGAACATCTTTTAATCCAGATCGATATGGACTCATTTCATAAATAACAGGAACTTTCACATTCGGATCTGTCTTTGGACGCATAACTTTTATCGATACTCTGTCTTTCTTACCGTCTTGATCACTATCAACTTCTGTCTCTACATATAAATTTTCGTCCATAATAGCTTCATCGAGAGAATAAATCGGTTTTGTCATCCCATTTTCTAATTCAATTTTCGTATTTTTAGTCTCTTCCTTCTTCTCTGCATGCACATCCATAGTAAAGCTAGGTATAATTGTTGCAGATAGCATTGCTGACAGTGTAATTGCCATTTTCTTTTTACTCAAAATATTCCCTCCCCTTATTCGTTCTCTTTTACTATATAACAAAATAACTGAAAATTCAGTTTTGTTTTTATATAAAAGTTGAGAAACTCAAAGATTTCTTATTAAGTAAAATTTAATGGAGGTGTGAAATTATTTTCCCACTCCCACCTTCTTTATAAAGTGAAACTTTAATCAACCCTCACCAATTGGACGTTTACGATCAGCAGGGCCACTTCTTTGCTTTCGCTGAATTTTGAGGTGGGGTCTTACTGCCCGGCAAATAGCGGAATAAATAGAGAAAAAGACAACCAATATTTCTATCGATTGCCTTACATTCCATTTATTATTTTTCTAACTCTTTAAAGGTATCTTTCAAGTCTTTATCAGATACCTTTATATCTGCATTTTTAAGCAGATCTCTAGTAACTTGTTGATGGAATTGAGGATCTTGTATACGTTGCTGTTCTAATTCTTTACGAATATTCTCTTTCTCTTCCTCATACGGTTTAAGCTCTTTTTTATCCGTTAGCTTAATAATATGATATCCGAAAGAAGATTTAACAGGTTCACTCAATTGACCAACTTCTAACTTATACGCAGCATCCTCAAATTCTTTCACCATCATACCAGGTCCAAATTCAGATAGTTCCCCACCTTTTTCTTTAGAACCTGGATCCTCTGAATATTGTTTAGCCAATGCCGCGAAATCTTCGCCACTATTTAATTTTTCTTTAATTTCTTTTGCTGTCTTTTCATCTTTTACTAAAATATGGCTAACTTGAAGCTTTGGCTTATAATGATCTTTAATATCTTTTTCCGTTACGGTTGCTTTAATAGCTTTTTCAAAAGCAAAAGTAAGCTTTAATTTCTCTTTCAACTGATCTTCATTTTTCACACCATTGGATTCCATATATGTATTAAAATTATCGCCCATCTTGTCTTTTAATTCTTCTAGTTGTTTCGTTACCTCTTCATCCGTAACTTTATATTTATCATGTAATACTTTCTCTACTACCATTTCAGATAAATTCTGTTTACCGTAGTTTTCTTTTAATTTTTTGTTAAAATCACTTTCTGAAATGCTTCCTGATTTTGTCGTTACAATATTATCTGATGAACCACATGCAGATAAAGATAACGTCATACCCATTAAAATGCTACCAATTACTAATTTCTTTCTTTTCAAATCTGAATACCTCACTTCATTAAATTCAAATATAACTATGTAAATATAACGTTTTCCTGTGAACTTCACGTGAATTTAATGAAAGTAGAACATTTGCTAATTCTCCATTTAATACATCAATTTTGAAAATTATGGTGATTCGTCCTATATCGCTAATCTCTAAAGCTGCAAAAAGGACTAATATTTTCATTAGTCCTTTTTCACATTTATATAAAATTGAATTTCTCCATCTATAGAGGAAACTCCATATTCAAAACCATGCCTTTCTAAAATACTTTTCACTATCGCTAAACCTAATCCTGTACCTGATTTTTCTTTACTACGAGAAGATTCTAGTACATAAAAAGGCTCCCAAATTTTCTCGATATCCTTAATTTTATCCGTAGGAATGCCATTTTTTATTTGGAAATATATACTTTTATTTCTATCTTCTAATGTAATTATTATGTTTTGATTTGCTGTATATTTTATCGCATTAGAAATTAAATTTTGAAACACCATTCTCATTTTATTTAAATCTGCATAAACGATTGTATTGCCCGCATTACAATTTACTTGCAAGTTAATTTCTTTCGAATCCAGTTCAATCTGATGCTTATCTAATATACTCTGGACCAGTGGTTCAATGGGGAATTCTTCTTTTTGTAAAATATCTCTTTCTAGTTTAGAAAATCGTAATAGTTCTTCAATTAAGTTTGATATTTGATCTGTTTGTTTAATAATTGTATCTACGTAAGTCCCATCATCTAATCCATCTTTAATCCCCATAGAGTATGCTTTTACTAATGCGATCGGTGTCTTTAATTCATGCGTTACATCACCCATAAATCGTTTTAAATGTTCATTACGATCAGTTAAGTCTTGATGTGCTTCATGTAGTTTTTCACTCATGATATTAATACTATTGGCCAACTCTCCTATTTCATCATTCGTTTTCACTTTCGTTCTTTTAAACTGCAAATGTGAAATATCCTGAGCCACATCACTTAACTCTTTCAGTGGTGTCGTTATTATTTTTGAAAGTATCCACACAAGTAAAATAATAAGAAGGAGCGAGAAACATAGGATATATAAGTAAAATGTATTTAACGTATTTATAATTTCATTTGAATTCGCAATGGAAGTCCCAATTAAAATTATCGTATCATCTTTCGCAATATATTTAGCAAAAAAACTCGCTTTTACCTTTCCTTGATCGTACAGTTTATTCGATTGCCCTTCCGTCTTCACTTTCATAACTTCGTCTTTCGTAATCCAAAGCTTATTTAACGTTACTTTCTTTTTCGTAAGTTGCATGCGTAACGCGTCGTTCATAGCATCTTCTGACTGATTAATTGGCGTATACGCAATTGTAACATTATTTTCACTTTCAATTGTATGAATAACATCTTCTAAATCATTGACTGGCGCATTTTGTATTTGAGTTGTAAATTCATTTAAGTTTTCACGTGTTTTATAAATATTATATTTCGGCAGGAGAAAGTTAATTAATAATAAAGAAATTGTAAATATAAGAATAACGGTTAAAGAAATGCTGAGAAATAGCTTTTTCCCAAGTTTATTCACTTTGTTCCTCCAAACTATAACCCAGCCCACGATGCGTCTTAATAATATCTTCTCCAATTTTTTTACGCAGCCTTCTTACATGTGTATCAACCGTTCTCTCTTCTCCAAAATAGTCAAATCCCCATACAATGTCTAACAATTTTTTACGAGTTAAAATCGTTCCTTTATGATTTAAAAAGCATTTTATTAATTCGAGCTCTGTTTTTGTAATTTCTAACTCTATATCATTTTTATATACTTTATTTTTGGCGAAATTTATCTTTACATCTTGTACTTGAATAATATCATCGTGCTGAATAAGTTTTTTCGCTCGCGTAATTAGTACTCCTGGATGAAATGGTTTTTTCACGTACTCATCTGCCCCACTTTGAAGCGCTGCTAATTCATCTTCGCTTTCACTTTTCGCCGTAAGCATTAATACTTTCACGCTTGAATTCTTTTTTATTTCCTGACAGACAGTAATACCACTATGTTTTGGCATCATCCAATCCAAAATAGCTAAATCAATTTTTTCATCATAAAATATTTGAAGTGCTTCCTCTCCGTCTTTCGCTAATAATACTTCAAAGCCTTCTTTTTCAAAATAAGCTTTTAAAATCCTTAACATATCTTGTTCGTCATCTGCAATTAATACTTTCATATTTTTTCCTCCATTGCTTTTAAACAAAAACCAATTGTATCATACAACATCTTTGTTACATGAATGTGACAGAAAAATATTTAAAGCTTTTGAGGGGATAGTAATGTTGAGGTGTTGTATTATGATAAAAAAAATCGGGGTCATTTCTCTTCTTTTATTTCTATTATCAACAAATGTGTTTGCAAATACAAATCAACAAATTGAAGTATTTGATTGTCAAAAAGAAATGGTCATTCAAAAACAATCTTTAGATCCAGTAATCCAAAAAGAAGCAGTTCAATACGCTAAAGCAATTACTGGTCCATTTAAAAACTTAAATGTCGTTCCAAAAGATGGCTATATGATAAAAATCCCATTATCTAAGCCGGTTTCTATTACTAATCAATGGTTACACACTACAATAGACGAAGTACTTATACTGCTCCCACTAAATGAAAAGCCTTATATTATGCTTTATGATGATGAAAATAATCCGCATTTTTATTATGTAAAAGGTAAACCAGGATTATTATTGAAACAAATGCAGGTTAAAACGTAATTGACTGAAAAGGAGTCACCTTATAAGCTAAATTTTAAAAGCTAAGGTGCTCTTTTTTATAATAACAATTTAGTAAATGAAATTATAAAAGTTGGTTTTTAATATAAGGATCGCAACTTCATATATCAGCGATTTTTAAGATATATCGATTTACCAACAAAAAACCTGTTCGTAGCTATTATTTGGATAGCAATCTCTATAATAGTTTGTAGTGACTCGATCCCTTATATAATCCCCCTTTTACAAATCCATTCGCAGTATAAAACACATCCCCTTGCTTCGTGTCAGTATGTAAAACAATCACTTCAAAATACTTTTCCGCATGACATAATAGTTGGTTTAATAATAAGTTCCCTAACCCTAAACGCCGATAATCCCTTGAAATATAAAATCTCCTTAACCGCCCAATCTTATTGTCTTTTGTGTACGGATCCTCATTTAAACCTCCAACTCCAATTAACATATCACCTTGAAAAATACCATATAAACATTCTCCAGTTTTATTGAATACATTTACTTTGTTTTTATATCCATTTATTAGTCTTATAAGGAAATTAAACCCTTCTTCTTCACTGTCTTGAACGAGATGACTGAATTCATATTCCATTAAATTTTCTATTTGTTGAATATGTATATCTTTCAAGTCCATTCCCCCTAAGTACGAAAATACATAAAAATGCTCGAGAATCATTTATTCTGAGCATTTTTATGGTTGTTACTTTATTTAATTCATAGTATGCATATAATTCACTTCATATGTAAATCGATAATACAGTTAATTAATTTTATTATGAAAATATAAGAGCCTTGCTACAATCTAGTATGTGGTAAGGCTCTTTAAAGTTGTGTAATTCTTATTGAACTAAAGCACCTGTTTACTTAAATGAATACATATACATTTATAATGTCTCTCAAATATAATATCAGTTTATAAATTCACCATTCTTCTCTAGCAAGTATAAGTTAAATTATAATTTGTTAATCGATATGTTTGTGTAACCACTGTTCAAATATTTTTAACTGTTCTTCAGTATGAAGGTAATGTTCACCCGTCTCCATAACTTCTAATTCACAACGATGTTTTTTTGTAAAATAGTTAATAGTTTCAAATTCGCACAGTTCATCCTTAGCTCCGTACATAATATATGTATCTGTATTCCATGTACTAATAGGATGCTCTTTTACATAGCATAAATAATCCCAATATAACTTTTGACCAATAGGTGTCTCTATAGTCATTTCTTTTTGTAAAAGCTCCGGTGTTACATTAAACCATTTCATCATATTTTCTATAATTCGTTCCATATTAACTACTGGTGATAAAAATAATGCCTTTTCTATCACATCATTTTGAAAAGCTAAAAGGCTAAAATATGCTCCCATACTACATGCAAACACGTTTATTTCTTTCCAATGTTCTTTTGCGTAGTTCATAATTATAGATAATTCATTAACACAAAACTGTACTTTACAAGGAGTGTTATCATTCTTTCTTTCTCCATGCTCAGGTAAATCAAAGCTTAATACTTGATAACCTTTTCGATCGGCTTCTTCAGCTACTATTTGAATAACTGCATCTTCCTTATTTGACATATTTCCATGTACTGCAATAAAAATTTTTTCACTCTTATCTCCCCACAAAACCGCAGGAATATTACTAATTTTAAAAATATTTTTAAGCATATTCCCCTCCATAAAATAAGACATATAGGACTCGAAAAAAATGCACACACTTTATTTATCTCTGTACAGCAGGCAGTATCCGCTTTAAATCTATTAAATCATCTATTACTATATCAGCCTGAGCAAGTTCATCTTCTTGCGCAAAATCAAAATTGCATCCAATTGCCAGTAAACCGTTGTCTTTCGCTGCATTTATATCAGATAGCCGGTCACCAACTACGGCTGCCTCTTTTATATCATATTTGTTCATAATACTTTTAACTAAGTCACCTTTATTTAGCGATTGTATTTGTTCGATACTAAACGTTTCAGTCACCCACTTGTCTAAAGCATAATAAGTTACGATTGCTCGTAAATATTCTTTCAAACCATTACTAGCAATGTAAATGGAACAATTATTTTCTTTTATATATGTAAATATTTCTTTTACATTTGGATATAAAGCGCCTTTTCCGCTTTTTATGTTTTCAATTAGTCTATCTAAAAAATATGCATCTGTTTGTTCTCTTATTTCAATAGAATGTTCCGGTAATAAAGCTTCCCAAACTTTCGGTAGCGGCACACCCATAATTTCACGGTATTTTTCAATCGGTGTTACCGTATCCCATAATTGAAGTGATCTTAAGTGATCAAAAGTATCATCTAACGATAATTCTAAAATTTTATCTGTTTGAAATAATGTTCCATCCATATCAAAAATTAATGCTTGTAACATTCTTATCTCTCCTTTTGGACTATAGTTTTACCAGATATATTTTTAAGAATCTCAATAATAATTTCTGAGCAATAATTTGCAGCAGTTTTCGCGAAATTATCATAAGAAACTTGAGCTTCATCATCTGCACTGTCAGAAATACATCGTATAACAAGAAACGGTATATCATTTATGTAGGCAACATGTCCAATTGCTGCACCTTCCATTTCTGTACAATGAGGTGCGTATTCGTCTATTAATTTTGCCTTTAACTTTGAATCTTCAACAAAACATTCACCACTTACAATTCTTCCTTGGTGAGCTTGAATATTTGAACTATTACTGTTACATGCTTTACGTGCTAACTCTATCAATTCCTTACTTGCAATAAACTCCTCTTGAAACGGGAATAATTTTTTCATTTGATTTTTACTTACATCATGATGGGTAACATTCGTTGAAATAACTACATCACCAACTTTTACATCTGGATGTAATCCACCAGCAACGCCCGTATTGATGATAGAGTCTACATTAAATTTATGAATTAATGTTTGCGCACATGCAGCTGCATTTACTTTCCCTACACCAGAACGTGCAATAATTACTTCTGTTCCCATGAATTCTCCAATATAAAATGGCATTCCCGCTATTGTCTGTTCTTCTTGTATTACTAGCTTTTCTAAAAGTAAATCTATTTCAATTTGCATTGCTCCGATAATGCCGGTTCTGTTCATGTATGTAGTCCCCTTTATTAATTAATCCCTTTAATCCTCTCTGACATAACCGACAATAAAAATTTCGGAAGTACAAGTTGTCTCTTTAATCTTTTCGGCTGTGAGAGTAACCTATACAGCCATTCAGTTCCAGTATCCCTCATTATTTTCGGTGCTCTTTTTACAGTACCAGATATTATATCAATCATTCCTCCGATACCAATAGATAGCGGAACGTTTAATGTTTGTATGTTTTCATAAATGAACTCTTCTTGTTTTGGTGAACCTAGTCCTACAAGTAATAAATGCGGTTTGAATTGCTTAATTTTCATTTTTATTTCTTCTATTTCTTCACCATTTACAAATCCATGCTGTCCTTTAAATTGTGCTCCTGGGAACTGCTCATTTAATTTTTCTAATGCCTTTTTATTACTTTCTGGCGCAGCTCCAAAAAGAAAGACACGATATTCATTGTCGTTACAATATTTTATTAAATCGTGAGTTAAATCCGCCCCAGTAACACGTTCTTTCAAAGTTCCTTTTAATATTTTCGAGCCAATTATGACACCAATCCCATCCGCTGTTATTAAATCCGCAGATAGTAACATCTTTTTAAACTCCTTTGATTTTTCCGTATTTTCCTTTGCAGACATAACAATTTCAGGATTTGCAGTTACTACAAACCTTGGTTTCTCTTGTTGTTCATATAACCAACCTTTTAATAAACTTATAGCTTTTGCATATTCTAAAGTTGAAAAAGGTATACCTTTTATAAATTGCTGATCCACTGTACTCTCCCCTTATATAAGCTGCAAATATTCATCAATGTCTTTAGAAATTTGAATAAAAGCTTTATTCCAAAATTCATAATTTCTTATATCTATTTCAAAATGTTTTTTCATAAGCTCCTCTACTGAAGCCTTTCCTGTTTCTCGTAAGAACTCTTTATATTTCGAATGAAAAGTACTTTTACCTTCTTGAGCTATTTCTAATAAGCTAAAACTTACTAAATATCCAAACGTGTATGGATAATTGTAAAAAGGAACATCTGCTATATAAAATTGAATATATTTCATCCATACAAACGGCTGGTATTCACTTAAAGCATTTCCATAAGCTTCTTTTTGTGCAATTATAGATAATTTCTCAATTTCATCAGCACTTAAAGGACCCTCTTTACATTTTTCATAAAATGTTTTTTCAAACTGATACGATGCTCGTATTGCCATTACATAATTAAAACTATTTCTTATTTTCCAGCTAAGTAATGACTTTTTCGTATCTTTACTATCCGTTGTTTCAATTAGATAATTTAAGAGTACCGTTTCAAAGAAAATAGATGCTGATTCAGCCGTACTCATTGGCAAATAATCATCTAAAAAAGATGTAGATTGTTCAAAACTCATATTATAAAAATGCCAAGCATGTCCTAATTCATGAGCGAGCACTCTTACACTATTTATACTCCCATCATAACGAATGGAAATTCGCGATTCTTTCTCACTGAAAAATGGAGCACAAAACCCGCCTGGTGGTTTATTCTCTCTCGGTTCAGCATCTACCCAACCACTTTCTATCGCATTACGTGCAAATTCTGCTAATTCTTCATCAATATTCTTCCATGCATCATAAACGTTTTGTATTGCTACTGAAAAAGGAATCATGA
This DNA window, taken from Bacillus cereus ATCC 14579, encodes the following:
- a CDS encoding AAA family ATPase; the protein is MKLILIFGPQAVGKMTVGQELATLTGLKLFHNHMTIDLVSPIFDYSTKEAKRLVSLFRNEIFEEVSKSDLSGMIFTYIWAFDLQEDWDYIHHVENIFESKGGTVYFVELEAELDERLERNKSPNRLEHKPKKRDIEWSENNLKETMKMHRLNSLHGEIEKEEYIKINNTYLSAKEVAEMIKEKFQL
- a CDS encoding class I SAM-dependent methyltransferase, with the protein product MFSFYSTLCTELYDYTKPVGYSLNGDIEYYKERLKDCRGRILEAAVGSGRVIIPLLEAGFKVDGIDYSPEMLDSCRKRCKERGLHPNLYEGSLQQFSLPHKYDAIIIPTGSFCLIENRVDSINALKCFYEHLNPGGRLIVDIMLPHKWKTGEIHTSTFSLPSGDGITLENKSIEIDWLNQVTVSYLKYEKWSKGQLVQTELQRFALRWYGIEEFILLLESIGFSNITRSTEYVYEKEPSNANQTITFEAVRKE
- a CDS encoding Xaa-Pro dipeptidyl-peptidase; translated protein: MSKKKMAITLSAMLSATIIPSFTMDVHAEKKEETKNTKIELENGMTKPIYSLDEAIMDENLYVETEVDSDQDGKKDRVSIKVMRPKTDPNVKVPVIYEMSPYRSGLKDVPVYNVDEELYAYEGKPYGAINLGSYGNYYVPRGYAVILGESIGTGKSDGCPTTGDEQEILGTKSVIDWVNGRAKAFTEQGEEVQANWSTGNVGMTGVSYNGTLPNAVATTGVEGLKTIIPIAAISSWYDYYRANGAVIAPGGYQGEDTDNMAEAVLTRENPEVCGQVIKELTAGQDRKTGNYNDFWDKRNYVKDAKNVKASVFVVHGLNDWNVKTKQFAQWWEALGENNVPRKMWLHQGGHGGTSSNNWQQTQNKWLDYWLYGIENGIMDEPMVDVQRENKTWQKIKNWPDPAAVPSKIRMYLSNKSVNLPLSMGSANKVFSFLDDAQIKSNQLVANPELEVANRLVYTMPVLQKDTRISGTPKISITGNIDRSVSNLTALLVDYGGAKPEIVTRGWMDPQNVKSIENSTAIQPGKDYTFTWDMQPDDYVFKAGHQIGVVLIASDYDYTIRPKAGTKLTVKLSEVTLPIVK
- a CDS encoding peptidylprolyl isomerase PrsA — encoded protein: MKRKKLVIGSILMGMTLSLSACGSSDNIVTTKSGSISESDFNKKLKENYGKQNLSEMVVEKVLHDKYKVTDEEVTKQLEELKDKMGDNFNTYMESNGVKNEDQLKEKLKLTFAFEKAIKATVTEKDIKDHYKPKLQVSHILVKDEKTAKEIKEKLNSGEDFAALAKQYSEDPGSKEKGGELSEFGPGMMVKEFEDAAYKLEVGQLSEPVKSSFGYHIIKLTDKKELKPYEEEKENIRKELEQQRIQDPQFHQQVTRDLLKNADIKVSDKDLKDTFKELEK
- a CDS encoding sensor histidine kinase; this translates as MNKLGKKLFLSISLTVILIFTISLLLINFLLPKYNIYKTRENLNEFTTQIQNAPVNDLEDVIHTIESENNVTIAYTPINQSEDAMNDALRMQLTKKKVTLNKLWITKDEVMKVKTEGQSNKLYDQGKVKASFFAKYIAKDDTIILIGTSIANSNEIINTLNTFYLYILCFSLLLIILLVWILSKIITTPLKELSDVAQDISHLQFKRTKVKTNDEIGELANSINIMSEKLHEAHQDLTDRNEHLKRFMGDVTHELKTPIALVKAYSMGIKDGLDDGTYVDTIIKQTDQISNLIEELLRFSKLERDILQKEEFPIEPLVQSILDKHQIELDSKEINLQVNCNAGNTIVYADLNKMRMVFQNLISNAIKYTANQNIIITLEDRNKSIYFQIKNGIPTDKIKDIEKIWEPFYVLESSRSKEKSGTGLGLAIVKSILERHGFEYGVSSIDGEIQFYINVKKD
- a CDS encoding response regulator transcription factor produces the protein MKVLIADDEQDMLRILKAYFEKEGFEVLLAKDGEEALQIFYDEKIDLAILDWMMPKHSGITVCQEIKKNSSVKVLMLTAKSESEDELAALQSGADEYVKKPFHPGVLITRAKKLIQHDDIIQVQDVKINFAKNKVYKNDIELEITKTELELIKCFLNHKGTILTRKKLLDIVWGFDYFGEERTVDTHVRRLRKKIGEDIIKTHRGLGYSLEEQSE
- a CDS encoding GNAT family N-acetyltransferase, producing MILEHFYVFSYLGGMDLKDIHIQQIENLMEYEFSHLVQDSEEEGFNFLIRLINGYKNKVNVFNKTGECLYGIFQGDMLIGVGGLNEDPYTKDNKIGRLRRFYISRDYRRLGLGNLLLNQLLCHAEKYFEVIVLHTDTKQGDVFYTANGFVKGGLYKGSSHYKLL
- a CDS encoding alpha/beta hydrolase, which encodes MLKNIFKISNIPAVLWGDKSEKIFIAVHGNMSNKEDAVIQIVAEEADRKGYQVLSFDLPEHGERKNDNTPCKVQFCVNELSIIMNYAKEHWKEINVFACSMGAYFSLLAFQNDVIEKALFLSPVVNMERIIENMMKWFNVTPELLQKEMTIETPIGQKLYWDYLCYVKEHPISTWNTDTYIMYGAKDELCEFETINYFTKKHRCELEVMETGEHYLHTEEQLKIFEQWLHKHID